A single window of Rhipicephalus microplus isolate Deutch F79 chromosome 5, USDA_Rmic, whole genome shotgun sequence DNA harbors:
- the LOC119174896 gene encoding uncharacterized protein LOC119174896 has translation MNAVLSAAILLVASMCVVHAGYPALLPYGYGYGAAPALVVPKVVAPVYTPVVAKVPTAVSYSYFHAAHPPPVIKLHAAPALVKLPYAPYYH, from the exons ATGAACGCC GTTCTCTCAGCCGCCATCTTGCTCGTGGCGTCAATGTGCGTCGTGCACGCCGGCTACCCAGCGCTGCTGCCGTACGGCTACGGCTACGGAGCCGCACCCGCCCTCGTGGTGCCCAAGGTGGTGGCCCCCGTCTACACGCCCGTCGTGGCCAAGGTGCCCACGGCCGTCAGCTACTCCTACTTCCACGCCGCCCACCCGCCGCCGGTGATCAAGTTGCACGCCGCACCAGCCCTGGTCAAGCTGCCGTACGCGCCTTATTACCACTAA